A region of Halictus rubicundus isolate RS-2024b chromosome 17, iyHalRubi1_principal, whole genome shotgun sequence DNA encodes the following proteins:
- the LOC143362546 gene encoding endoplasmic reticulum aminopeptidase 1 isoform X4: protein MSEQDVDDVAFLTDSNTGLHKRSIYEHNGVVCSQKRALCIATVVFAILFAISFIIAFAGPQNDCPCAGKKPATLEIEDDEKSSEPLATNGEVFPWNNVRLPKFAHPTRYNITIHPNLTTLEVKGQVTIEFYVDKETNYIVFHSKNLTINEKMVQDRKGHRLKIAKLLEYPKHQQLYLELEESKFRKRGNYSVHLRFTSKLTSELEGFYLSSYVTPEGEKRYLATTHFEPTYARSAFPCFDEPQFKAKFKVSIFRDRFHIALCNMPVMNTEDAGFYMGTGLLRDDFQESVDMSTYLVAFVVCDFKRVSELTKRNVSVSVYAAEAMLPQAQYAVNTAARTIDYFESFFGVYYPLPKQDLIAIPDFAAGAMENWGLITYRETSILYDPQETSTGAHEWVAVVVAHELAHQWFGNLVTMKWWNDLWLNEGAASFFEYKGVNHISPKWSMMDQFILYKTQPALDLDALSSSHPISVPVKDPNEIEAIFDDISYSKGASILNMLEGFLCEDVLKSGLNDYLRTHAYGSADTKDLWAAFTRNANHSFDVKAIMDTWTQQMGFPLITITRDGNTITASQKRFLLSPRENDTELLQPKSPFDYKWYVPLSYYTDKEPRKLHNVWMNLTDVTFEIPEDVQYIKCNVNQSGFYRVSYPDEMWRTIIDTLMNDHTQFSPADRANLIDDAFTLCEAGELNATIPLELSLYLLNERDYVPWATALGYLHSWKGRLSESPGYKRYITFLKQLLTPVTKYVGWVDEGSHLKKLLRIAVLQSAVTLKLDDVVKPAKSLFKNWMSKGERIAPNIRDVVYVAGIKFGEEEEWNYCWQTYQNTQVPSEKRIMLQALGATTDSWLLQRYLLRSLDRDIVRSQDVETVIASVASNPEGQFLAWRHIKAHWPQIHALFGNGSLTMGGLISVVISDFFTEYDYYEVSEFFKNMDVGSGQRALEQSLEKIKFNIHWVKEHAEVVDRWLIDYINYAS, encoded by the exons ATGAGCGAGCAGGATGTGGATGACGTTGCCTTTCTGACAG ATAGCAACACGGGATTGCACAAACGTAGCATTTATGAGCACAATGGGGTCGTGTGTTCGCAGAAAAGGGCCCTTTGCATAGCTACCGTCGTTTTTGCGATACTTTTCGCCATATCATTCATCATTGCCTTCGCGGGACCACAAAATG ACTGCCCTTGCGCTGGAAAAAAGCCAGCTACCCTGGAAATCGAGGACGATGAAAAAAGCAGTGAGCCTCTTGCAACTAATGGAGAG GTTTTCCCCTGGAATAACGTGAGGCTACCAAAGTTTGCCCATCCCACTAGGTACAACATTACCATCCATCCAAACCTTACCACACTAGAAGTAAAAG GACAGGTCACGATCGAATTCTATGTCGATAAAGAGACCAACTATATCGTCTTCCATAGTAAAAATTTGACAATAAATGaaaag ATGGTTCAAGATCGTAAAGGCCATAGATTAAAAATCGCGAAGCTTCTGGAGTATCCGAAACATCAGCAGCTGTATCTGGAGCTGGAGGAGAGTAAATTTCGGAAAAGGGGAAACTACTCGGTGCACTTAAGGTTCACGTCGAAGCTGACCAGTGAACTCGAAGGGTTCTACCTTAGCAGCTACGTCACCCCGGAAGGAGAAAAGAG GTACTTGGCCACGACGCATTTTGAGCCGACGTACGCGCGCTCGGCGTTTCCATGCTTTGATGAGCCGCAGTTCAAGGCCAAATTTAAAGTATCGATATTCAGGGATAGATTCCATATTGCGCTCTGCAATATGCCCGTGATGAACACCGAAGACGCGGGATTTTACATGGGAACGGGACTT CTGCGCGATGACTTCCAAGAATCCGTCGACATGTCTACATACTTGGTGGCATTCGTGGTGTGCGACTTCAAACGAGTCTCGGAGCTGACGAAGAGAAACGTTTCCGTAAGCGTCTACGCAGCGGAGGCGATGCTTCCACAAGCGCAATATGCTGTAAATACTGCTGCTCGTACAATTGATTACTTTGAATCTTTTTTCGGAGTGTATTACCCGTTACCTAAGCAAG ATTTGATAGCGATTCCCGATTTCGCCGCCGGCGCAATGGAGAATTGGGGCCTAATCACGTACCGAGAGACATCCATACTATACGACCCGCAGGAAACTTCTACGGGGGCCCACGAATGGGTCGCCGTGGTGGTGGCCCACGAGCTGGCCCACCAATGGTTCGGTAATCTCGTCACCATGAAATGGTGGAACGATCTGTGGCTGAACGAAGGGGCGGCCAGCTTCTTCGAATACAAAGGAGTAAATCATATCTCACCGAAATGGAGCATGATGGAtcaatttattttgtataagaCTCAACCGGCCCTCGATCTCGATGCCTTATCCAGCAGTCACCCCATAAGCGTGCCGGTGAAAGATCCGAACGAGATCGAAGCTATCTTCGACGACATCAGCTACAGCAAAGGAGCTTCCATACTTAATATGCTAGAAGGCTTCCTCTGCGAGGACGTTCTGAAGAGCGGATTGAACGATTATCTGAGGACCCACGCGTATGGGAGCGCAGACACGAAGGATCTCTGGGCGGCTTTCACCAGGAACGCGAATCACTCCTTTGACGTGAAA GCTATCATGGACACATGGACCCAACAAATGGGTTTTCCACTGATCACGATCACACGTGACGGGAACACGATCACGGCAAGCCAGAAACGATTTCTGCTTTCACCGAGAGAAAACGATACCGAATTGTTGCAACCAAAATCGCCATTTGACTACAAGTGGTACGTCCCGTTGAGCTACTACACAGACAAAGAACCGCGCAAGCTTCACAACGTGTGGATGAATTTAACCGATG TAACATTCGAGATACCCGAGGACGTCCAGTACATAAAATGCAACGTGAATCAAAGCGGATTCTACCGCGTCAGTTATCCAGATGAAATGTGGAGGACCATCATTGATACTCTCATGAACGATCATACACAGTTCAGTCCAGCCGATCGCGCGAATCTGATCGACGACGCGTTCACATTATGCGAGGCTGGCGAGTTGAATGCCACCATACCGCTCGAATTGTCGCTTTATCTTCTAAACGAGAGGGATTACGTACCATGGGCCACCGCGCTCGGGTATTTGCACTCTTGGAAAGGTAGACTGAGCGAAAGTCCAGGATACAAGAGATACATTACGTTCCTGAAGCAATTGTTAACTCCGGTCACGAAGTATGTCGGTTGGGTTGACGAGGGATCGCATTTGAAAAA ATTACTGAGAATTGCAGTGCTACAGTCAGCTGTAACTCTGAAGTTGGACGATGTTGTAAAGCCTGCGAAATCTCTCTTCAAGAATTGGATGTCGAAGGGTGAACGAATTGCTCCAAATATTCGAGACGTTGTATACGTAGCAG GGATCAAATTCGGTGAGGAGGAGGAATGGAACTATTGTTGGCAGACTTATCAAAATACTCAAGTACCTAGTGAGAAAAGAATAATGTTGCAAGCGTTGGGTGCAACGACAGATTCCTGGTTGTTGCAACGGTACCTTCTGCGCTCGTTGGATCGAGACATTGTCAGGTCCCAGGATGTGGAAACTGTCATAGCCTCGGTTGCCAGCAATCCCGAGGGCCAGTTTCTCGCGTGGCGACACATCAAAGCGCATTGGCCGCAGATACATGCTTTGTTCGGCAACGGATCGCTGACGATGGGCGGACTGATCTCCGTTGTCATCTCCGATTTCTTCACGGAGTACGATTACTACGAA GTGTCAGAATTCTTCAAGAACATGGACGTTGGCAGCGGGCAGCGGGCTCTGGAGCAAAGCCTAGAGAAAATCAAGTTCAACATCCACTGGGTGAAGGAGCACGCGGAGGTCGTTGACAGATGGCTCATAGACTATATAAACTACGCGAGTTAA
- the LOC143362546 gene encoding endoplasmic reticulum aminopeptidase 1 isoform X5 → MPGGTSTRESSEAIRMEPLGRTSSSRSPGQNGTANTTEVPANSDCPCAGKKPATLEIEDDEKSSEPLATNGEVFPWNNVRLPKFAHPTRYNITIHPNLTTLEVKGQVTIEFYVDKETNYIVFHSKNLTINEKMVQDRKGHRLKIAKLLEYPKHQQLYLELEESKFRKRGNYSVHLRFTSKLTSELEGFYLSSYVTPEGEKRYLATTHFEPTYARSAFPCFDEPQFKAKFKVSIFRDRFHIALCNMPVMNTEDAGFYMGTGLLRDDFQESVDMSTYLVAFVVCDFKRVSELTKRNVSVSVYAAEAMLPQAQYAVNTAARTIDYFESFFGVYYPLPKQDLIAIPDFAAGAMENWGLITYRETSILYDPQETSTGAHEWVAVVVAHELAHQWFGNLVTMKWWNDLWLNEGAASFFEYKGVNHISPKWSMMDQFILYKTQPALDLDALSSSHPISVPVKDPNEIEAIFDDISYSKGASILNMLEGFLCEDVLKSGLNDYLRTHAYGSADTKDLWAAFTRNANHSFDVKAIMDTWTQQMGFPLITITRDGNTITASQKRFLLSPRENDTELLQPKSPFDYKWYVPLSYYTDKEPRKLHNVWMNLTDVTFEIPEDVQYIKCNVNQSGFYRVSYPDEMWRTIIDTLMNDHTQFSPADRANLIDDAFTLCEAGELNATIPLELSLYLLNERDYVPWATALGYLHSWKGRLSESPGYKRYITFLKQLLTPVTKYVGWVDEGSHLKKLLRIAVLQSAVTLKLDDVVKPAKSLFKNWMSKGERIAPNIRDVVYVAGIKFGEEEEWNYCWQTYQNTQVPSEKRIMLQALGATTDSWLLQRYLLRSLDRDIVRSQDVETVIASVASNPEGQFLAWRHIKAHWPQIHALFGNGSLTMGGLISVVISDFFTEYDYYEVSEFFKNMDVGSGQRALEQSLEKIKFNIHWVKEHAEVVDRWLIDYINYAS, encoded by the exons ACTGCCCTTGCGCTGGAAAAAAGCCAGCTACCCTGGAAATCGAGGACGATGAAAAAAGCAGTGAGCCTCTTGCAACTAATGGAGAG GTTTTCCCCTGGAATAACGTGAGGCTACCAAAGTTTGCCCATCCCACTAGGTACAACATTACCATCCATCCAAACCTTACCACACTAGAAGTAAAAG GACAGGTCACGATCGAATTCTATGTCGATAAAGAGACCAACTATATCGTCTTCCATAGTAAAAATTTGACAATAAATGaaaag ATGGTTCAAGATCGTAAAGGCCATAGATTAAAAATCGCGAAGCTTCTGGAGTATCCGAAACATCAGCAGCTGTATCTGGAGCTGGAGGAGAGTAAATTTCGGAAAAGGGGAAACTACTCGGTGCACTTAAGGTTCACGTCGAAGCTGACCAGTGAACTCGAAGGGTTCTACCTTAGCAGCTACGTCACCCCGGAAGGAGAAAAGAG GTACTTGGCCACGACGCATTTTGAGCCGACGTACGCGCGCTCGGCGTTTCCATGCTTTGATGAGCCGCAGTTCAAGGCCAAATTTAAAGTATCGATATTCAGGGATAGATTCCATATTGCGCTCTGCAATATGCCCGTGATGAACACCGAAGACGCGGGATTTTACATGGGAACGGGACTT CTGCGCGATGACTTCCAAGAATCCGTCGACATGTCTACATACTTGGTGGCATTCGTGGTGTGCGACTTCAAACGAGTCTCGGAGCTGACGAAGAGAAACGTTTCCGTAAGCGTCTACGCAGCGGAGGCGATGCTTCCACAAGCGCAATATGCTGTAAATACTGCTGCTCGTACAATTGATTACTTTGAATCTTTTTTCGGAGTGTATTACCCGTTACCTAAGCAAG ATTTGATAGCGATTCCCGATTTCGCCGCCGGCGCAATGGAGAATTGGGGCCTAATCACGTACCGAGAGACATCCATACTATACGACCCGCAGGAAACTTCTACGGGGGCCCACGAATGGGTCGCCGTGGTGGTGGCCCACGAGCTGGCCCACCAATGGTTCGGTAATCTCGTCACCATGAAATGGTGGAACGATCTGTGGCTGAACGAAGGGGCGGCCAGCTTCTTCGAATACAAAGGAGTAAATCATATCTCACCGAAATGGAGCATGATGGAtcaatttattttgtataagaCTCAACCGGCCCTCGATCTCGATGCCTTATCCAGCAGTCACCCCATAAGCGTGCCGGTGAAAGATCCGAACGAGATCGAAGCTATCTTCGACGACATCAGCTACAGCAAAGGAGCTTCCATACTTAATATGCTAGAAGGCTTCCTCTGCGAGGACGTTCTGAAGAGCGGATTGAACGATTATCTGAGGACCCACGCGTATGGGAGCGCAGACACGAAGGATCTCTGGGCGGCTTTCACCAGGAACGCGAATCACTCCTTTGACGTGAAA GCTATCATGGACACATGGACCCAACAAATGGGTTTTCCACTGATCACGATCACACGTGACGGGAACACGATCACGGCAAGCCAGAAACGATTTCTGCTTTCACCGAGAGAAAACGATACCGAATTGTTGCAACCAAAATCGCCATTTGACTACAAGTGGTACGTCCCGTTGAGCTACTACACAGACAAAGAACCGCGCAAGCTTCACAACGTGTGGATGAATTTAACCGATG TAACATTCGAGATACCCGAGGACGTCCAGTACATAAAATGCAACGTGAATCAAAGCGGATTCTACCGCGTCAGTTATCCAGATGAAATGTGGAGGACCATCATTGATACTCTCATGAACGATCATACACAGTTCAGTCCAGCCGATCGCGCGAATCTGATCGACGACGCGTTCACATTATGCGAGGCTGGCGAGTTGAATGCCACCATACCGCTCGAATTGTCGCTTTATCTTCTAAACGAGAGGGATTACGTACCATGGGCCACCGCGCTCGGGTATTTGCACTCTTGGAAAGGTAGACTGAGCGAAAGTCCAGGATACAAGAGATACATTACGTTCCTGAAGCAATTGTTAACTCCGGTCACGAAGTATGTCGGTTGGGTTGACGAGGGATCGCATTTGAAAAA ATTACTGAGAATTGCAGTGCTACAGTCAGCTGTAACTCTGAAGTTGGACGATGTTGTAAAGCCTGCGAAATCTCTCTTCAAGAATTGGATGTCGAAGGGTGAACGAATTGCTCCAAATATTCGAGACGTTGTATACGTAGCAG GGATCAAATTCGGTGAGGAGGAGGAATGGAACTATTGTTGGCAGACTTATCAAAATACTCAAGTACCTAGTGAGAAAAGAATAATGTTGCAAGCGTTGGGTGCAACGACAGATTCCTGGTTGTTGCAACGGTACCTTCTGCGCTCGTTGGATCGAGACATTGTCAGGTCCCAGGATGTGGAAACTGTCATAGCCTCGGTTGCCAGCAATCCCGAGGGCCAGTTTCTCGCGTGGCGACACATCAAAGCGCATTGGCCGCAGATACATGCTTTGTTCGGCAACGGATCGCTGACGATGGGCGGACTGATCTCCGTTGTCATCTCCGATTTCTTCACGGAGTACGATTACTACGAA GTGTCAGAATTCTTCAAGAACATGGACGTTGGCAGCGGGCAGCGGGCTCTGGAGCAAAGCCTAGAGAAAATCAAGTTCAACATCCACTGGGTGAAGGAGCACGCGGAGGTCGTTGACAGATGGCTCATAGACTATATAAACTACGCGAGTTAA
- the LOC143362546 gene encoding endoplasmic reticulum aminopeptidase 1 isoform X2, protein MPGGTSTRESSEAIRMEPLGRTSSSRSPGQNGTANTTEVPANSDSNTGLHKRSIYEHNGVVCSQKRALCIATVVFAILFAISFIIAFAGPQNDCPCAGKKPATLEIEDDEKSSEPLATNGEVFPWNNVRLPKFAHPTRYNITIHPNLTTLEVKGQVTIEFYVDKETNYIVFHSKNLTINEKMVQDRKGHRLKIAKLLEYPKHQQLYLELEESKFRKRGNYSVHLRFTSKLTSELEGFYLSSYVTPEGEKRYLATTHFEPTYARSAFPCFDEPQFKAKFKVSIFRDRFHIALCNMPVMNTEDAGFYMGTGLLRDDFQESVDMSTYLVAFVVCDFKRVSELTKRNVSVSVYAAEAMLPQAQYAVNTAARTIDYFESFFGVYYPLPKQDLIAIPDFAAGAMENWGLITYRETSILYDPQETSTGAHEWVAVVVAHELAHQWFGNLVTMKWWNDLWLNEGAASFFEYKGVNHISPKWSMMDQFILYKTQPALDLDALSSSHPISVPVKDPNEIEAIFDDISYSKGASILNMLEGFLCEDVLKSGLNDYLRTHAYGSADTKDLWAAFTRNANHSFDVKAIMDTWTQQMGFPLITITRDGNTITASQKRFLLSPRENDTELLQPKSPFDYKWYVPLSYYTDKEPRKLHNVWMNLTDVTFEIPEDVQYIKCNVNQSGFYRVSYPDEMWRTIIDTLMNDHTQFSPADRANLIDDAFTLCEAGELNATIPLELSLYLLNERDYVPWATALGYLHSWKGRLSESPGYKRYITFLKQLLTPVTKYVGWVDEGSHLKKLLRIAVLQSAVTLKLDDVVKPAKSLFKNWMSKGERIAPNIRDVVYVAGIKFGEEEEWNYCWQTYQNTQVPSEKRIMLQALGATTDSWLLQRYLLRSLDRDIVRSQDVETVIASVASNPEGQFLAWRHIKAHWPQIHALFGNGSLTMGGLISVVISDFFTEYDYYEVSEFFKNMDVGSGQRALEQSLEKIKFNIHWVKEHAEVVDRWLIDYINYAS, encoded by the exons ATAGCAACACGGGATTGCACAAACGTAGCATTTATGAGCACAATGGGGTCGTGTGTTCGCAGAAAAGGGCCCTTTGCATAGCTACCGTCGTTTTTGCGATACTTTTCGCCATATCATTCATCATTGCCTTCGCGGGACCACAAAATG ACTGCCCTTGCGCTGGAAAAAAGCCAGCTACCCTGGAAATCGAGGACGATGAAAAAAGCAGTGAGCCTCTTGCAACTAATGGAGAG GTTTTCCCCTGGAATAACGTGAGGCTACCAAAGTTTGCCCATCCCACTAGGTACAACATTACCATCCATCCAAACCTTACCACACTAGAAGTAAAAG GACAGGTCACGATCGAATTCTATGTCGATAAAGAGACCAACTATATCGTCTTCCATAGTAAAAATTTGACAATAAATGaaaag ATGGTTCAAGATCGTAAAGGCCATAGATTAAAAATCGCGAAGCTTCTGGAGTATCCGAAACATCAGCAGCTGTATCTGGAGCTGGAGGAGAGTAAATTTCGGAAAAGGGGAAACTACTCGGTGCACTTAAGGTTCACGTCGAAGCTGACCAGTGAACTCGAAGGGTTCTACCTTAGCAGCTACGTCACCCCGGAAGGAGAAAAGAG GTACTTGGCCACGACGCATTTTGAGCCGACGTACGCGCGCTCGGCGTTTCCATGCTTTGATGAGCCGCAGTTCAAGGCCAAATTTAAAGTATCGATATTCAGGGATAGATTCCATATTGCGCTCTGCAATATGCCCGTGATGAACACCGAAGACGCGGGATTTTACATGGGAACGGGACTT CTGCGCGATGACTTCCAAGAATCCGTCGACATGTCTACATACTTGGTGGCATTCGTGGTGTGCGACTTCAAACGAGTCTCGGAGCTGACGAAGAGAAACGTTTCCGTAAGCGTCTACGCAGCGGAGGCGATGCTTCCACAAGCGCAATATGCTGTAAATACTGCTGCTCGTACAATTGATTACTTTGAATCTTTTTTCGGAGTGTATTACCCGTTACCTAAGCAAG ATTTGATAGCGATTCCCGATTTCGCCGCCGGCGCAATGGAGAATTGGGGCCTAATCACGTACCGAGAGACATCCATACTATACGACCCGCAGGAAACTTCTACGGGGGCCCACGAATGGGTCGCCGTGGTGGTGGCCCACGAGCTGGCCCACCAATGGTTCGGTAATCTCGTCACCATGAAATGGTGGAACGATCTGTGGCTGAACGAAGGGGCGGCCAGCTTCTTCGAATACAAAGGAGTAAATCATATCTCACCGAAATGGAGCATGATGGAtcaatttattttgtataagaCTCAACCGGCCCTCGATCTCGATGCCTTATCCAGCAGTCACCCCATAAGCGTGCCGGTGAAAGATCCGAACGAGATCGAAGCTATCTTCGACGACATCAGCTACAGCAAAGGAGCTTCCATACTTAATATGCTAGAAGGCTTCCTCTGCGAGGACGTTCTGAAGAGCGGATTGAACGATTATCTGAGGACCCACGCGTATGGGAGCGCAGACACGAAGGATCTCTGGGCGGCTTTCACCAGGAACGCGAATCACTCCTTTGACGTGAAA GCTATCATGGACACATGGACCCAACAAATGGGTTTTCCACTGATCACGATCACACGTGACGGGAACACGATCACGGCAAGCCAGAAACGATTTCTGCTTTCACCGAGAGAAAACGATACCGAATTGTTGCAACCAAAATCGCCATTTGACTACAAGTGGTACGTCCCGTTGAGCTACTACACAGACAAAGAACCGCGCAAGCTTCACAACGTGTGGATGAATTTAACCGATG TAACATTCGAGATACCCGAGGACGTCCAGTACATAAAATGCAACGTGAATCAAAGCGGATTCTACCGCGTCAGTTATCCAGATGAAATGTGGAGGACCATCATTGATACTCTCATGAACGATCATACACAGTTCAGTCCAGCCGATCGCGCGAATCTGATCGACGACGCGTTCACATTATGCGAGGCTGGCGAGTTGAATGCCACCATACCGCTCGAATTGTCGCTTTATCTTCTAAACGAGAGGGATTACGTACCATGGGCCACCGCGCTCGGGTATTTGCACTCTTGGAAAGGTAGACTGAGCGAAAGTCCAGGATACAAGAGATACATTACGTTCCTGAAGCAATTGTTAACTCCGGTCACGAAGTATGTCGGTTGGGTTGACGAGGGATCGCATTTGAAAAA ATTACTGAGAATTGCAGTGCTACAGTCAGCTGTAACTCTGAAGTTGGACGATGTTGTAAAGCCTGCGAAATCTCTCTTCAAGAATTGGATGTCGAAGGGTGAACGAATTGCTCCAAATATTCGAGACGTTGTATACGTAGCAG GGATCAAATTCGGTGAGGAGGAGGAATGGAACTATTGTTGGCAGACTTATCAAAATACTCAAGTACCTAGTGAGAAAAGAATAATGTTGCAAGCGTTGGGTGCAACGACAGATTCCTGGTTGTTGCAACGGTACCTTCTGCGCTCGTTGGATCGAGACATTGTCAGGTCCCAGGATGTGGAAACTGTCATAGCCTCGGTTGCCAGCAATCCCGAGGGCCAGTTTCTCGCGTGGCGACACATCAAAGCGCATTGGCCGCAGATACATGCTTTGTTCGGCAACGGATCGCTGACGATGGGCGGACTGATCTCCGTTGTCATCTCCGATTTCTTCACGGAGTACGATTACTACGAA GTGTCAGAATTCTTCAAGAACATGGACGTTGGCAGCGGGCAGCGGGCTCTGGAGCAAAGCCTAGAGAAAATCAAGTTCAACATCCACTGGGTGAAGGAGCACGCGGAGGTCGTTGACAGATGGCTCATAGACTATATAAACTACGCGAGTTAA